Proteins encoded within one genomic window of Arachis ipaensis cultivar K30076 chromosome B08, Araip1.1, whole genome shotgun sequence:
- the LOC107611815 gene encoding uncharacterized protein LOC107611815, which produces MASHQVCETLGFINGDDEVMEINGAFLISLMDESSFDDDHDAAESDDDHDDRLNSLIRSFEAEIITSGSNNNKNMELGHGDYSESSWTMMGHVDGQDYLASSNDEFGVEWVDMDFVPSSPCDHHDNSCWCIDDPYDGVVVENNSLKDYEGYVIEEQNDSNSLFWQDSYYNIVR; this is translated from the coding sequence ATGGCTTCTCATCAAGTTTGTGAAACTCTTGGATTCATCAACGGTGACGATGAGGTCATGGAAATCAACGGTGCTTTTCTCATCTCACTGATGGATGAATCATCAtttgatgatgatcatgatgctgctgaaagtgatgatgatcatgatgataGGTTAAACAGCTTGATCAGATCATTTGAGGCTGAAATAATAACAAGTGGAAGCAATAACAATAAGAACATGGAATTAGGTCATGGTGATTATTCAGAATCATCATGGACCATGATGGGACACGTGGACGGCCAGGATTACTTGGCCTCATCAAACGATGAATTTGGGGTGGAATGGGTGGATATGGATTTCGTGCCATCCTCACCGTGTGATCATCATGACAATAGCTGCTGGTGTATTGATGATCCTTATGATGGAGTAGTTGTTGAGAATAATAGCTTGAAGGATTATGAAGGGTATGTAATAGAAGAACAAAATGATAGCAATTCATTATTTTGGCAAGACAGTTATTATAACATAGTGAGATGA